The Caulobacter vibrioides sequence ACTGGCGGGTTCAGGATCTGGCCCTTCATGGACGGCACGTTGGTGGGGCCGTCCGTCCGGCCGCTGAGGATCTTCTTCACGACGTCCATGCCTTCGACGACATAGCCGAACACCGCATAGCCCTGGGCGGCGTCGCTCTTGCCGGGTTTGGCGTCGAGATAGGGCTGGGGGCTGGCGCAGATGAAGAAGTCGGCGGTGGCGCTGCCGGGGGCGTCGCGGCCCATCGAGATGGCGCCGGTCTTGTGCTTGAGGCCGGTCTTCAGCGTGCTCTCGTGGGCGATCGGCGGGGCGCGGCGGGAATAGGGCTTGGGCTGGCCCTGGATCGAGCCCTGGCCCGGCGCGCCCTTGGCTCGGTTGGCGCGGAAGAAATGGCCGCCGTCGAAGCGGCGCTTGTCGACATAGCGCAGGAAGTTCTCGGCCGTGATCGGGGCCTTCTTGTCCTCCAGCTCGACGACGATGGTCCCCTTGTCGGTCTGGATCGCCACGCGCGGCTTGCCGGCGGCCAGGGCGGGGGCGGCGGCGAACAGGCAGAGCGCGCCGATCAGCGCGCGGCGGGCGATCTTCGAAACGGTCATGGCGGCTCCTCTGCTTCGATGCGGTGATGGCACGCAGTCGTTGTTTTGTCTCCTTCCCCCACCAAGGGGGAAGGGAGGATGAGAAAAAGTGACCGCTACCATAATTCCCCATCGCAAGACGGGCGTTCGCTGAGCTAGGGTTCGCGCGTTGGGGACGACCGCAGACCACATGCGGCGTTTAAGAGGGAAGGGAAGGCGTATGGGGGCCAAAAGCCAGGCCGCTCCGGCCAAGGGGCGTGACACCATGGTCGTGGGGGCGTCGTCGCTCGGCACGGTGTTCGAGTGGTACGACTTCTATCTCTACGGCTCGCTGGCGCCGATCATCACCAGCCACTTCTTCTCGGGCGTGAACGAGACCACGGGCTTCATCCTGGCCCTGCTGGCGTTCGCCGCCGGGTTCGCGATCCGGCCGCTGGGGGCGCTGATCTTCGGGCGTCTGGGCGACCTGTGGGGGCGCAAGAACACCTTCCTGATCACCATGCTGTTGATGGGGGTCTCGACCTTCGTCGTCGGCCTTCTGCCGTCCTACGCCCAGATCGGCGTGGCCGCGCCGATCGCCCTGGTGCTGATGCGCCTGGTGCAGGGCCTGGCGCTGGGCGGCGAGTACGGCGGCGCAGCGACCTATGTGGCCGAGCACGCCCCGCCCGGGAAGCGCGGCTTCTACACCAGCTGGATCCAGACGACGGCGACCATCGGCCTGTTCCTGTCGCTGGCCGTGATCCTGGTCGCCCGCATCCAGCTGGGCGAGGAGGCGTTCAAGGCCTGGGGCTGGCGCATCCCGTTCTTGGTCTCGCTGCTCTTGCTGGGCGTGTCGCTGTGGATCCGCCTGAAGCTGCACGAAAGCCCGACCTTCGAGCGCATGATCGCCGAGGGCAAGGGCAGCAAGAAGCCGCTGGCCGAGGCGTTCGGTAACTGGCCCAATCTGAAGATCGTGCTGCTGGCGCTGGTGGGCCTGACCATGGGCCAGGCGGTGGTCTGGTACACCGGCCAGTTCTACGCCCTGTTCTTCCTGGAAAAGACCCTGAAGCTGGACGGGGCCCTGGCCAACACCCTGGTGGCGGTGGCGCTCTTGATCGGCACGCCGTTCTTCGTGATCTGCGGCTGGCTGTCGGACAAGATCGGCCGCAAGCCGATCATCATCCTGGGCTGCCTGCTGGCGGCGCTGACCTATTTCCCGATCTTCAAGGCGATCACCACCTACGCCAACCCCGTCCTGGCCAAGGCCGAGGCCACCGCCCCGGTGGTGGTGAGCGCTGATACGGCCACCTGCGCCTTCCAGTTCGACCTGATCGGCAAGGCCCAGTTCAACACCCCCTGCGACGTGGCCAAGGCCTATCTGGCCAAGGCCGGGGTCAGCTACAGCGTCCAGGCCGCACCGGCGGGGACGCCCACCACGGTCCAGGTCGGCGGCGTCACCCTGAACGGCCTCGATTCCAAGGGCGCGACCGGCCAGGCCTTCGCCGACGCCCGCAAGGCCTGGGAGGCGGATCTCGGCGAGCAGCTGAAGGCCGCCGGCTATCCGGCCAAGGCCGACCCGGCCCTGGTCAACAAGCCCGTCGTCGTCGGGCTGCTGGCCCTGCTGGTGATCTATGTGACCATGGTCTACGGCCCGATCGCGGCCATGCTGGTCGAGCTGTTCCCGACCCGCATCCGCTACACGGCCATGTCGCTGCCCTATCACATCGGCAACGGCTGGTTCGGCGGCTTCCTGCCCACCACGGCCTTCGCGATCGTGGCGGCCACGGGCGATATCTATTCGGGCCTCTGGTACCCGGTGATCATCGCCGGGATCACCGCGGTGGTCGGCGGCCTCTTCCTGAAGGATACGCGGCACAACCGGCTCGAAGACTAGGCGGAAGCGCGATGTGACCCGGCGATGCGCTGTCGCCGGGTTGCCATCGGCCGCCCTTTCGGCTTCGCTGAAGCTTGAGGGGAGCGTTGATGGCTCAAGAGGACGAAGACAGGCGCGCCTGGTTTCGGCGTGAAATCCTGCCGCTGGAGCCGGATCTGCTGGCCTATGCGCGACGGTTCTGTCGCGACGGCCAGACCGATCCGGAAGACCTGGTTCATGAGGCTTTCGCCCGCGCGATCGCCTGCAGGACCTGGCGCGAGGTCGGTAATCCGGGCGCGTTCGCCACCCGCATCCTGCGCAACTGCGCGCTGGACGCGCTGCGTCGCCGCAAGGTGCTGACCATCACCGCGGTGGCCGACTTCGACCGCATCGAGCCGCTGGACGAGGCGCCCAGCGCCCAGGCCGTGATCGAATCACGCGAAGAGCTGCGACTGCTGGCCGAAGCGATCGCGGAGCTGCCGACACAGTGTCGACGCGTCTTCACGTTGAGAAAAGTTTACAGTCTCTCGCCGGACGAGATAGCGGTTCGGCTGGGCCTATCCGTCTCTACTGTCGAGAAGCATTTGGTGAAGGGTCTTCGGTACTGTTCCGACAAGTTGGGACGACGTATCGGGCGTAAGAGTAAGGTCGACGAAGGACGCTCATGGAGCGCGAGACGGGATCACGACGCGAAGCGGTGAGGCAGGCCGCCGCCCTCTGGGTGGTCCGGCTTGACGACGCTGCGTGTTCAGCCGCCGATCGCGCCGCCTTCGAGGCCTGGCGCGACGAAAGCCACGAACACGAAGCCGCCTTCGAACGCGAGGCCGTCGCCTGGGCGCGACTTGCGCGCCTGCGCGCCATGCGGCCCTCGGCCGAGCCGCTCGACCGCGACCTG is a genomic window containing:
- a CDS encoding MFS transporter, yielding MGAKSQAAPAKGRDTMVVGASSLGTVFEWYDFYLYGSLAPIITSHFFSGVNETTGFILALLAFAAGFAIRPLGALIFGRLGDLWGRKNTFLITMLLMGVSTFVVGLLPSYAQIGVAAPIALVLMRLVQGLALGGEYGGAATYVAEHAPPGKRGFYTSWIQTTATIGLFLSLAVILVARIQLGEEAFKAWGWRIPFLVSLLLLGVSLWIRLKLHESPTFERMIAEGKGSKKPLAEAFGNWPNLKIVLLALVGLTMGQAVVWYTGQFYALFFLEKTLKLDGALANTLVAVALLIGTPFFVICGWLSDKIGRKPIIILGCLLAALTYFPIFKAITTYANPVLAKAEATAPVVVSADTATCAFQFDLIGKAQFNTPCDVAKAYLAKAGVSYSVQAAPAGTPTTVQVGGVTLNGLDSKGATGQAFADARKAWEADLGEQLKAAGYPAKADPALVNKPVVVGLLALLVIYVTMVYGPIAAMLVELFPTRIRYTAMSLPYHIGNGWFGGFLPTTAFAIVAATGDIYSGLWYPVIIAGITAVVGGLFLKDTRHNRLED
- a CDS encoding RNA polymerase sigma factor, giving the protein MMAQEDEDRRAWFRREILPLEPDLLAYARRFCRDGQTDPEDLVHEAFARAIACRTWREVGNPGAFATRILRNCALDALRRRKVLTITAVADFDRIEPLDEAPSAQAVIESREELRLLAEAIAELPTQCRRVFTLRKVYSLSPDEIAVRLGLSVSTVEKHLVKGLRYCSDKLGRRIGRKSKVDEGRSWSARRDHDAKR
- a CDS encoding peptidylprolyl isomerase — translated: MTVSKIARRALIGALCLFAAAPALAAGKPRVAIQTDKGTIVVELEDKKAPITAENFLRYVDKRRFDGGHFFRANRAKGAPGQGSIQGQPKPYSRRAPPIAHESTLKTGLKHKTGAISMGRDAPGSATADFFICASPQPYLDAKPGKSDAAQGYAVFGYVVEGMDVVKKILSGRTDGPTNVPSMKGQILNPPVKIISMKRV